The following proteins come from a genomic window of Rutidosis leptorrhynchoides isolate AG116_Rl617_1_P2 chromosome 10, CSIRO_AGI_Rlap_v1, whole genome shotgun sequence:
- the LOC139870964 gene encoding uncharacterized protein, with translation MDVVDSRLRPAGATPSVYSLMLRMGRLFQQYVVTVYCSIELNRMDYIRHKQKDIRNEYLSGLYDAIDKGDQTGADVGSRTILPASFTGGPRYMYSHYLDALAIYRIARYLQPYTLLTPSDRADVVARVFHLRVGEFVTFLKEEQPFGVFKGAELPDPRTDPVGYAVICATMMHGPCGLAKLSAPCIELSACSKKFPKLYTSKTYFDANGRLTIGAVTLGFKPPEVG, from the exons ATGGATGTAGTGGATTCGCGCCTACGACCCGCGGGTGCCACCCCTAGTGTATACAGCTTGATGCTTAGAATGGGGCGACTTTTCCAGCAGTATGTAGTTACAGTTTATTGTAGCATTGAATTAAATCGTATGGATTACATACGTCATAAGCAAAAAGATATACGAAATGAGTATTTGTCCGGTTTGTATGATGCCATTGATAAGGGGGACCAAACCGGTGCAGATGTTGGTAGCAGGACAATACTCCCTGCTTCATTTACCGGTGGTCCTCGCTATATGTATAGTCATTACTTGGATGCTCTTGCTATTTACAGA ATCGCTCGGTATTTGCAACCATACACACTCCTTACTCCCTCAGATCGCGCAGATGTTGTTGCTCGTGTATTCCACTTAAGAGTTGGAGAGTTTGTCACCTTCTTAAAAGAAGAACAGCCTTTTGGTGTATTCAAAGGAG CCGAGTTACCCGATCCTAGAACTGATCCAGTTGGCTATGCAGTTATCTGTGCAACTATGATGCACGGGCCTTGTGGCCTCGCAAAGTTAAGTGCACCATGCATAGAACTATCTGCTTGCTCAAAGAAGTTCCCTAAATTATATACTAGTAAAACTTATTTTGACGCTAATGGGCGCCTCACTATCGGCGCCGTAACACTGGGATTCAAACCACCAGAGGTGGGGTGA